In Stieleria varia, one genomic interval encodes:
- a CDS encoding PSD1 and planctomycete cytochrome C domain-containing protein produces MRNHHASLLRVLLVIFAPLTGMVLSATCPGDELKPVQQQAEFFETHVRPLLVSRCLECHSAAERNGGLSLESRQESLLGGDSGPALVPGAAESSLLIHAVRYKNRDLQMPPQNRLSDAEIATLEKWIAQGAYDPREPSDSTSEAASSAHGMSIEAGRQFWSMRGVTLAAVPEIANEAWIKTPIDAFVLKRMRDNDLTPAPDATPESWLRRITFDLTGLPPTVQELEQFTNDDSPGAKLRVIDRLLASPAYGVRWGRHWLDVARYADSNGLDENLAFGNAWRYRDYVINALNDNKPIDEFLLEQIAGDLIPNATRQTKIATGFLALGGRVLAERDEEKLIMDTIDEQIDTLGKAMLGMTFGCARCHDHKFDPITQQDYYALAAIFRGTRSFASTNTGNIHHWFEHSFADDAERERLAEIDAQIAAKKSAASKFKNAEMGRLRSEARENVTQYLVAATKITPESTLGEVAQVASQDGLHPRILHHCRLHLEHGIDDPFCAQWHQRKGSPDEVRLFFGDLFDRMNVAVVESGKSNATLSDPQLELARVTVNDATGLLSVPPQPEFAFDAETLDKYYQLEEAARVLESSSPDESAAIGVSESEPVAEIPLHIRGSHLNLGEAVSREFPAVMRQTSVRPIWPEDESGRLQLAQWITGTRHPLTARVFVNRVWRWHFGRGIVSTTENFGALGDPPSHPELLDYLAYRFMQSGWSLKELHRLILRSSVYGQSSHASQSSFDADPENRFLSRFPVQRLDAEQIRDAILLVAGRLDRQQGGKTVPLRNRQFVFNHTSVDHTRYDSLCRAAYLPVIRNNLYPLFQQFDFPDPTMPTGDRSATVVAPQSLWMMNSDLVMDSATQMAGNLIAACADEADRITTLYRRSFARSPSKSEMERAKAFLQKEITIATLPANDAELKAWTQLCHAVLASNEFIYLK; encoded by the coding sequence ATGCGAAATCATCACGCATCGCTCCTGCGCGTTCTGCTGGTCATCTTTGCACCGCTAACAGGAATGGTGCTGTCGGCGACGTGTCCTGGCGATGAGTTGAAACCTGTCCAGCAGCAGGCCGAGTTTTTTGAAACACATGTGCGTCCGTTGCTCGTTTCTCGTTGTTTGGAGTGTCACTCCGCAGCAGAACGTAATGGTGGTTTGTCGCTGGAATCTCGCCAAGAAAGCTTGCTCGGAGGCGATTCAGGACCAGCGTTGGTTCCGGGGGCCGCAGAATCGAGTCTGTTGATCCATGCTGTTCGGTACAAGAACCGCGATTTGCAAATGCCGCCGCAAAACCGTTTGAGCGATGCGGAGATCGCGACACTGGAAAAATGGATCGCTCAGGGCGCGTATGACCCGAGAGAACCCTCCGACTCGACGTCAGAAGCAGCGTCTTCAGCACACGGCATGTCCATCGAAGCCGGACGTCAGTTTTGGTCGATGCGCGGCGTCACTTTGGCGGCTGTTCCCGAGATTGCCAACGAGGCTTGGATCAAAACGCCGATCGACGCGTTCGTACTCAAACGCATGCGTGACAATGACCTCACGCCAGCGCCCGATGCGACACCAGAGAGTTGGCTCAGACGCATCACGTTCGACTTGACCGGACTACCGCCCACTGTCCAAGAGTTGGAGCAGTTTACCAACGATGATTCTCCCGGCGCAAAACTTCGCGTCATCGATCGCTTGCTCGCGTCCCCCGCATACGGTGTTCGTTGGGGGCGACACTGGTTGGACGTCGCCCGATACGCTGATTCCAACGGTCTGGACGAGAACCTTGCATTCGGAAACGCGTGGCGTTATCGCGATTACGTGATCAATGCGTTGAACGACAACAAACCGATCGACGAATTTCTGCTGGAGCAGATTGCTGGTGATTTGATCCCGAATGCGACGCGACAGACAAAGATCGCGACTGGGTTCTTGGCGTTGGGCGGACGCGTGCTGGCCGAACGCGACGAAGAAAAGTTGATCATGGACACGATCGACGAACAGATTGATACTCTCGGCAAAGCAATGTTAGGCATGACGTTCGGGTGCGCGCGGTGCCATGACCACAAGTTCGACCCGATCACCCAACAAGACTACTACGCGTTGGCGGCGATTTTTCGAGGCACCCGATCTTTTGCGTCGACCAACACAGGCAATATCCATCACTGGTTCGAACACTCCTTTGCCGATGACGCAGAGCGTGAACGACTGGCGGAGATTGATGCCCAGATCGCCGCCAAGAAATCGGCGGCATCAAAATTCAAGAATGCCGAGATGGGCCGACTGAGGTCTGAGGCGAGAGAGAATGTTACCCAGTATCTGGTGGCGGCGACAAAGATCACGCCAGAGAGCACCTTGGGCGAGGTCGCACAAGTCGCATCGCAAGACGGGCTGCATCCGCGAATCCTGCACCACTGTCGGCTGCATCTGGAGCACGGGATCGACGACCCGTTTTGCGCGCAGTGGCATCAAAGAAAAGGGTCGCCGGATGAGGTCCGGTTGTTCTTTGGAGACCTTTTCGATCGAATGAATGTTGCGGTCGTCGAGTCGGGCAAGTCCAACGCAACTCTCTCCGATCCGCAGTTGGAACTTGCTCGGGTGACGGTGAATGACGCAACCGGATTGCTTTCGGTTCCACCGCAACCTGAATTTGCATTCGATGCGGAGACGCTCGACAAGTACTACCAACTGGAGGAAGCAGCGCGGGTCCTGGAAAGCTCATCGCCGGATGAGTCCGCTGCGATCGGTGTCAGCGAGTCCGAGCCGGTGGCGGAGATACCGCTACACATCCGGGGCAGCCATCTGAATCTAGGTGAAGCGGTGTCCCGTGAATTTCCTGCGGTCATGCGGCAAACTTCGGTGCGACCGATTTGGCCGGAGGACGAGAGTGGTCGATTGCAGTTGGCGCAGTGGATCACCGGGACACGGCATCCCTTGACCGCTCGTGTGTTTGTCAATCGGGTTTGGCGATGGCATTTCGGTCGTGGGATCGTTTCGACCACGGAGAACTTTGGCGCCTTGGGCGACCCGCCCTCTCATCCTGAGTTGCTCGACTACTTGGCCTATCGTTTCATGCAAAGTGGTTGGTCGCTCAAGGAGCTGCATCGTTTGATTCTGCGCTCAAGCGTTTATGGGCAAAGCAGTCATGCATCGCAATCCAGTTTCGACGCCGATCCAGAGAATCGATTCTTGTCTCGTTTTCCGGTGCAACGGCTCGATGCGGAACAGATTCGTGACGCCATCTTGCTCGTCGCGGGGCGTTTGGATCGTCAACAGGGTGGCAAAACCGTGCCGCTGCGTAATCGCCAGTTCGTATTCAACCACACATCCGTGGACCACACGCGATACGACAGCCTCTGCCGCGCCGCTTACCTGCCCGTCATTCGAAACAATCTGTATCCGCTGTTTCAGCAATTTGATTTCCCCGATCCGACGATGCCGACGGGAGATCGCAGCGCGACAGTCGTCGCGCCTCAATCGCTGTGGATGATGAACTCGGACTTGGTCATGGATTCCGCAACGCAAATGGCGGGCAACTTGATCGCTGCGTGTGCTGATGAAGCCGACCGCATCACAACCCTCTATCGACGGTCCTTTGCTCGATCGCCCAGTAAGTCGGAAATGGAACGGGCAAAGGCTTTTTTGCAAAAAGAGATCACGATCGCCACGCTTCCCGCAAACGATGCCGAACTCAAGGCATGGACGCAGCTTTGTCATGCGGTACTTGCCAGTAACGAATTCATCTATCTCAAGTGA
- a CDS encoding DUF1553 domain-containing protein, whose protein sequence is MTGLIANKTTRCLHHHRPDIDSALMPTFLSLLIVLVAAFSSSQLCAADDPRSQNITLLPTQIELDGPHARQRISVASIRDGVVSASVDDKDFEVTSSDPQVAVVDNNVVTAVGNGKAEIRVVVGDVETTASVVVRGVGKPHAWSFRNDVQSVLAKSGCNMGACHGALAGKGGFRLSLRGYDSDQDYLSITRQARGRRIEIADPGKSLILAKPTGALPHKGGLKLKTDSRDYEIISQWIASGAPAPSPTDARLQRISIYPENALLTPGDQSQVLVSAHYDDGRVADVTHWAQFTSTDESIATVTPDGSVSVLGSGEGAVLVWFGSKVALARMTVPYENSLEPGIFAQSPQRNFIDQINLAQLRRLNLQPSPRCDDLTFLRRATLDTIGRLPSETERTEFLIDDAETRRDRAIERLLLSEDFVAYWTYKWSDMLLINGTRLRPIAVESYYRWVRESVRENKPWDQFVREILTATGESNQNGATNFYALHQSPEEMTENACQAFLGLSIGCAKCHNHPLEKWTNDQYYAMANLFSRVRAKGWGGEPRNGDGLRTVYVAQSGELIQPRTGKPQPPAPLDAPPVDFDDPSDRRIVLAQWLTSPDNPYFSRAITNRVWQNYFGRGLIEQVDDLRLSNPASNEELLNAASRYVIASGFDLKQLMRTILQSETYQRSSTPLPANRDESRYLSRYYPKRLMAEVLLDSIDQVLETSTTFNEVAFPGADVQKTAFYGKGTRAIELYDAAVNSYFLKTFGRNPREITCECERSDEPSMVQVLHLSNGETLNPKLANEQNTLNRWIADGASDEEIIRQLFQSALCRAPSDDELKTLLGVLAEYEDDRQTGLQDVAWSILTSTEFTFNH, encoded by the coding sequence ATGACCGGGTTAATCGCCAATAAAACGACACGCTGCTTGCATCACCACCGTCCTGATATTGATTCCGCTCTCATGCCGACCTTTCTCTCCCTCCTGATTGTTCTCGTCGCCGCCTTCTCCAGCAGCCAACTCTGTGCTGCCGACGATCCCAGATCGCAAAACATCACCCTGCTGCCGACGCAAATTGAATTGGACGGACCGCATGCTCGTCAGAGAATTTCGGTCGCATCGATTCGCGACGGCGTGGTGTCGGCATCCGTGGACGACAAGGATTTCGAAGTCACATCCAGCGATCCGCAGGTTGCAGTCGTCGACAACAATGTTGTGACCGCCGTCGGAAACGGTAAAGCTGAGATCCGCGTCGTGGTCGGAGACGTGGAGACGACTGCATCGGTGGTCGTCAGGGGAGTCGGCAAGCCACACGCCTGGAGCTTTCGAAACGACGTCCAGTCGGTACTCGCCAAGTCGGGCTGCAACATGGGGGCCTGCCACGGTGCGTTGGCCGGCAAAGGCGGCTTTCGCCTGTCGCTCAGGGGATACGACAGCGATCAAGATTACTTGTCGATCACTCGCCAAGCCCGAGGACGGCGAATTGAGATCGCAGACCCGGGGAAAAGCCTGATCCTTGCAAAACCCACAGGTGCACTGCCACACAAAGGCGGGTTGAAACTGAAGACCGACTCCCGTGACTACGAAATCATCTCTCAGTGGATCGCCAGCGGCGCTCCCGCCCCCTCGCCAACCGATGCCCGATTGCAACGCATCTCCATCTATCCCGAGAACGCTTTGCTGACACCGGGGGATCAATCCCAAGTCCTGGTCAGCGCACACTATGACGACGGTCGCGTTGCGGACGTGACCCACTGGGCGCAGTTCACATCGACCGATGAATCCATCGCAACGGTGACACCGGACGGGTCGGTTTCGGTATTGGGCAGCGGTGAAGGAGCCGTCTTGGTTTGGTTTGGCAGCAAAGTCGCTTTGGCGCGGATGACGGTGCCGTACGAAAATTCGCTCGAACCGGGCATCTTTGCCCAGTCGCCCCAGCGGAATTTCATCGACCAAATCAACTTGGCTCAATTGCGACGGCTGAACCTGCAACCGTCTCCACGCTGTGATGACCTGACGTTCTTGCGACGCGCCACCTTGGACACGATCGGGCGGTTGCCCAGCGAAACCGAGCGAACAGAGTTTCTCATCGATGATGCCGAAACACGCCGTGATCGCGCCATCGAACGTTTGCTGTTATCCGAAGACTTCGTCGCCTATTGGACATACAAATGGAGCGACATGCTGTTGATCAACGGCACCCGGCTACGCCCGATCGCGGTGGAGTCGTACTATCGCTGGGTCCGTGAATCCGTCCGGGAGAATAAACCGTGGGATCAATTCGTACGCGAGATTTTGACGGCCACGGGCGAAAGCAATCAGAACGGCGCGACGAATTTTTACGCATTGCATCAATCCCCCGAGGAGATGACCGAGAACGCTTGCCAAGCCTTCTTGGGGCTCTCGATCGGTTGCGCGAAATGTCATAACCATCCGTTGGAAAAGTGGACCAACGACCAGTACTACGCGATGGCGAATCTCTTTTCCCGTGTACGTGCCAAAGGTTGGGGAGGTGAACCTCGCAACGGTGACGGATTACGAACCGTTTACGTCGCTCAGTCGGGAGAACTGATCCAGCCCAGAACCGGCAAACCACAGCCGCCCGCGCCTCTGGACGCACCTCCGGTCGATTTTGACGACCCCAGTGATCGGCGAATCGTGCTTGCCCAATGGCTGACGTCTCCTGACAATCCGTACTTTTCTCGCGCAATCACCAATCGAGTCTGGCAGAACTACTTTGGCCGAGGACTGATCGAGCAAGTCGATGATTTGCGATTGAGCAACCCGGCGTCCAACGAAGAGCTCTTGAACGCCGCCAGTCGGTACGTGATCGCGTCGGGTTTCGATCTGAAACAGTTGATGCGAACCATTCTGCAAAGTGAAACCTATCAACGCTCCAGCACGCCTTTGCCGGCCAACCGGGATGAGTCTCGCTACCTGAGCCGCTACTATCCCAAACGCCTGATGGCGGAGGTACTGCTGGATTCGATCGATCAAGTCCTAGAGACATCGACCACATTCAATGAGGTCGCATTTCCCGGCGCGGATGTTCAAAAGACAGCGTTTTACGGCAAGGGCACCCGCGCGATCGAATTGTACGACGCGGCCGTGAATTCGTATTTCCTCAAAACCTTTGGACGCAATCCACGTGAGATCACGTGCGAGTGCGAGAGAAGCGACGAACCGAGCATGGTCCAGGTGCTGCATTTGTCCAACGGCGAGACACTCAATCCAAAGCTTGCCAATGAGCAGAACACTCTCAATCGATGGATCGCTGATGGGGCGAGTGATGAGGAAATCATCCGTCAACTGTTTCAGTCTGCCCTCTGTCGAGCACCGTCAGACGATGAACTCAAGACGCTGCTGGGTGTCTTGGCCGAATACGAGGACGATCGGCAGACGGGACTACAAGACGTCGCCTGGAGCATCTTGACCAGCACCGAGTTCACCTTCAATCACTAG
- a CDS encoding DUF1501 domain-containing protein, with amino-acid sequence MLNLTSRGSSHTCNGTRRRDFLQIGTLGAIGLGLPQFLAASERGVVDPHKDKRSCIMIFNLGAPSQLDTFDMKPNAPSEVRGPFSAISSNGDFQLSEILPKHAEVADKFSIVRSCYHTAAAVHDAGWQMLQTGRQFTGGVNYPHAGAVLQYMRGRRSDLPAHVVLPETMGRGGGNLPNGQAGGFLGKAFDPFALMADPSQPNFKVPDLLPPQSLGDVRIDRRRRMRGAIESRMQQFDATESAKMLDKNFEAAYRLMNSQQAREAFDLSKEPTNVRERYGMNRFGQCCLLARRLIEAGVRFVTINTFLTVFNEVTWDIHGSKPFTTIEGMKNIVAPMYDQAYAALLSDLDERGMLDDTLVCGLAEFGRTPKVNPAGGRDHWPQCFSTTFAGGGVQGGRAIGASDPIGAVPADRPTPPGEIIATIFHSLGLDLHAEIPGPGGRPFPLVDFGMREIKELFA; translated from the coding sequence ATGCTGAATTTGACATCGCGTGGATCCTCCCACACATGCAACGGAACAAGACGCCGTGATTTTCTGCAGATCGGGACGCTTGGAGCGATCGGGTTAGGGTTGCCGCAATTTCTGGCGGCGTCGGAGCGCGGTGTCGTCGATCCGCACAAGGACAAACGCTCATGCATCATGATCTTTAATCTTGGTGCACCCAGTCAGCTCGATACGTTTGACATGAAGCCCAACGCACCGTCGGAAGTGCGTGGTCCATTCTCAGCGATCTCCAGCAACGGAGACTTTCAGCTCTCCGAGATATTGCCTAAACATGCCGAGGTGGCGGACAAGTTTTCGATCGTTCGTTCGTGCTACCACACGGCCGCGGCAGTCCACGATGCCGGATGGCAAATGTTGCAAACCGGTCGCCAGTTCACAGGCGGCGTGAATTATCCACACGCCGGCGCCGTTCTGCAGTACATGCGGGGCCGACGCAGTGATCTGCCCGCCCACGTGGTGCTACCAGAGACCATGGGGCGCGGCGGCGGCAACCTGCCGAATGGTCAAGCAGGCGGTTTTCTCGGCAAGGCCTTTGATCCTTTTGCACTGATGGCAGACCCCAGTCAGCCGAATTTCAAAGTCCCGGATCTGCTGCCACCTCAATCTCTGGGCGATGTGCGGATCGATCGGCGTCGGCGAATGCGGGGTGCGATCGAGTCGCGTATGCAACAGTTTGATGCAACCGAGTCAGCCAAGATGCTGGACAAGAACTTTGAGGCGGCCTATCGCTTGATGAATAGTCAGCAAGCGAGGGAAGCGTTCGACTTGTCAAAGGAACCAACCAATGTACGTGAGCGTTACGGCATGAACCGCTTCGGCCAATGCTGTCTCCTGGCACGCCGTTTGATCGAGGCCGGCGTGCGGTTCGTCACGATCAACACTTTCTTGACCGTGTTCAATGAAGTCACCTGGGACATCCACGGCAGCAAGCCATTCACGACAATCGAAGGAATGAAGAACATCGTGGCGCCGATGTACGACCAAGCGTACGCGGCTCTGCTGAGTGATCTCGACGAACGCGGTATGCTGGATGACACGCTGGTATGCGGCTTGGCTGAATTTGGACGGACCCCGAAAGTCAACCCGGCGGGTGGTCGTGACCACTGGCCACAATGCTTCTCGACAACATTCGCCGGTGGCGGCGTCCAAGGCGGGCGGGCAATCGGCGCCAGTGATCCCATCGGCGCGGTGCCTGCCGATCGTCCGACTCCACCAGGCGAGATCATCGCAACCATCTTTCACTCTCTGGGCCTCGACCTGCACGCCGAAATCCCAGGCCCAGGAGGCCGCCCGTTTCCGCTCGTTGATTTCGGGATGCGTGAGATCAAAGAACTGTTTGCATGA
- a CDS encoding DUF1501 domain-containing protein, with product MSASHPSIRRQVLKASALGFGHLALASMMGSKSSADEPTTAANKTHFPPRAKRIVFLFMKGGPSHVDTFDPKPMLDRDHGKPLPFDLPRVTFAKQGNLLRSPWRFRQHGESGLPVSDLFPHVAQHIDDLCVLRSVHGTNPSHGGASMKLHTGTDQFVRPSMGAWITYGLGSDNENLPTFVTICPTLAHGGMNNWGAAFLPAHCQGTPIGNASQPAASAGVRHIQNSRLSTAEQRRQLDLIQAMNRDHLADASDDGSLDGRLQAFELAFRMQSEMPEAQDLASESIATHRLYGIDDPVTENFGRQCLLARRMLERGVRFVQVTHSDSEVQWDQHSNLRQGHTKNAAEVDKPIAGLLADLKSRGLLKDTLVLWGGEFGRTPTAQGSNGRDHNPHGFTMWMAGGGIKGGMAYGATDDYGYYAEQDKMHIHDLHATILHLLGLDHERLTYRYAGRDFRLTDVAGQVADRIIQS from the coding sequence ATGAGTGCTTCGCATCCATCGATTCGCCGTCAGGTCCTGAAAGCGTCCGCGCTTGGATTTGGTCATTTGGCTTTGGCGTCGATGATGGGATCGAAATCGTCTGCGGACGAACCGACGACCGCTGCCAACAAGACACACTTTCCTCCACGAGCCAAACGGATCGTGTTCTTGTTCATGAAAGGTGGGCCGTCGCACGTTGATACATTCGATCCCAAGCCGATGTTGGATCGCGATCACGGTAAGCCGTTGCCGTTTGATCTGCCACGCGTCACGTTCGCCAAACAAGGCAATTTGTTGCGATCTCCTTGGCGTTTCCGTCAACACGGTGAATCGGGACTGCCTGTCAGTGACCTGTTTCCCCACGTCGCACAGCACATTGACGACCTGTGCGTGTTACGCAGCGTTCACGGAACCAACCCGTCACATGGTGGGGCATCGATGAAGCTGCATACCGGCACCGATCAGTTTGTCCGTCCCAGCATGGGTGCTTGGATCACCTATGGCTTGGGATCAGACAATGAAAACCTGCCAACCTTTGTGACGATTTGCCCGACACTGGCACACGGGGGAATGAACAACTGGGGTGCTGCATTCTTGCCAGCCCATTGTCAAGGCACGCCGATCGGCAATGCCAGCCAGCCCGCTGCGTCGGCCGGTGTGCGGCACATTCAAAACAGTCGATTGAGCACAGCGGAGCAGCGTCGCCAGTTGGATTTGATCCAAGCGATGAATCGCGATCACTTGGCCGACGCGAGTGACGATGGTTCACTTGACGGACGCTTGCAGGCGTTTGAGCTTGCCTTTCGCATGCAATCAGAGATGCCCGAAGCGCAAGACTTGGCCAGTGAATCGATCGCCACCCATCGACTGTACGGTATCGATGATCCGGTCACCGAGAACTTTGGTCGCCAATGTTTGCTGGCGCGTCGCATGTTGGAACGCGGTGTCCGTTTTGTACAAGTCACTCACAGTGACAGCGAAGTGCAGTGGGATCAACACAGTAACTTGCGTCAGGGTCACACCAAGAATGCGGCGGAAGTCGACAAGCCGATCGCCGGTTTACTGGCCGATCTGAAATCACGCGGCTTGCTGAAGGACACGTTGGTGTTGTGGGGAGGCGAGTTCGGCCGAACGCCGACCGCCCAGGGAAGCAATGGACGCGACCACAATCCGCACGGTTTCACCATGTGGATGGCCGGTGGGGGAATCAAAGGAGGAATGGCCTACGGCGCGACCGACGACTACGGTTACTACGCCGAACAAGACAAGATGCACATCCACGACTTGCACGCGACCATTCTGCACTTGCTGGGCTTGGACCACGAGCGATTGACGTATCGTTACGCCGGTCGCGACTTCCGTCTCACCGATGTCGCCGGCCAAGTCGCAGATCGGATCATTCAGTCGTAG
- a CDS encoding HupE/UreJ family protein, with the protein MYPIQRHQLQLLIALVVAHFVFLLAVTPVVAHTTGETYVWLNVEEDRIVGRVEINLKDLREKLDVAVPDAGEQRVEILEENREKILSYLQENYRIESDGVEIPIEYTTVGLLDLPADEGIYAQFFYTTPVGAVPDLVTITNRLFIENDFIHRSLVCVERNKKSGQVFEGEFGAMVFGSHNPVQELDLTHIDSLLRPRDFVWQGVLHIWIGTDHILFIVTLLLPAVLVYQEKTWRPVPNFATALWNIVRIVTIFTVAHSITLSMAALGLVSVPSRIVESVIAMSIILMALNSIWPKLRENAWLIIFVFGLFHGMGFASVMSELPFRMVHLVKVLIGFNVGVELGQLAIVCAVFPLIFLLRRTKFYVPVILKGGAAITAAIACFWFIERAFAL; encoded by the coding sequence ATGTACCCTATTCAACGACACCAATTGCAACTGTTGATTGCTTTGGTCGTTGCACACTTTGTCTTTCTCTTAGCAGTAACACCAGTGGTTGCTCACACGACGGGTGAAACCTACGTCTGGTTGAATGTTGAGGAGGACAGAATCGTCGGCCGGGTTGAAATCAACCTCAAGGATCTGCGTGAAAAGCTAGATGTGGCTGTTCCCGACGCGGGGGAACAGAGGGTGGAGATCTTGGAGGAGAATCGAGAGAAGATCCTCAGCTACCTCCAGGAAAACTACCGAATTGAATCCGACGGCGTTGAAATACCGATCGAGTACACCACCGTAGGGTTGCTGGATTTGCCCGCCGACGAAGGAATCTACGCTCAGTTCTTTTACACAACGCCAGTAGGAGCCGTTCCTGATCTCGTCACAATCACCAATCGTCTGTTCATTGAGAACGACTTCATCCACCGAAGCCTCGTGTGTGTTGAACGCAACAAGAAGAGCGGGCAGGTTTTTGAAGGAGAGTTCGGAGCGATGGTGTTTGGCTCTCATAATCCCGTTCAGGAGTTGGACCTCACTCACATCGATTCACTTCTGCGTCCGCGAGATTTTGTCTGGCAGGGAGTGCTGCACATCTGGATTGGCACCGATCACATTCTGTTCATCGTCACGCTGCTGTTGCCTGCCGTTTTGGTTTACCAGGAAAAGACGTGGCGGCCCGTCCCCAACTTCGCGACAGCCCTCTGGAACATCGTTCGGATCGTCACAATCTTTACCGTAGCGCATTCGATCACGCTCAGCATGGCGGCGCTCGGGTTGGTCAGTGTCCCGTCCAGGATCGTGGAATCCGTGATCGCCATGTCGATCATCTTAATGGCATTGAATTCCATCTGGCCAAAACTGCGAGAGAACGCGTGGCTGATCATTTTCGTATTCGGGTTGTTTCATGGAATGGGCTTTGCCTCCGTGATGAGCGAACTTCCTTTCCGAATGGTTCACTTGGTCAAAGTGCTGATCGGGTTCAACGTGGGGGTGGAATTGGGACAATTGGCAATTGTCTGCGCGGTTTTTCCGTTGATATTCCTGTTGCGAAGAACGAAGTTCTACGTCCCAGTCATCTTGAAAGGGGGTGCCGCAATCACTGCCGCGATTGCATGTTTCTGGTTCATCGAACGAGCATTCGCTTTGTAG